The segment GGACGGCCCCTACGAATCGGGCGGCGCTACCGAGCTGTGCTACGACGGCTGAAACTGGTGCCAGGGGCCGGGATTGAACCGGCGACCAACCCCGACGCGTCGGGGCTGCTCTACTGTCCGCACCGAGCGCGTCGGTTGAGGTGCTCGACCGCTTTCGGGATTCTTCCAGCGCTTCAGCAGCCTCTCCATCATCGCGGCGGTAGCGCGATCCGGGAACTCACAACGGGCCGCCACCTGCAAATCGCCGCCAAGCCGCGCTGTTGTGGGCGTATGGCCCCGCCGATGTTCAGCGAGCCGGCGCCCAAAATTGCCAGTCATGCCGATGTAGTGCCGGCCCGAACCACCACGAAGAATGTAAACACTAAACACGAACTGGTGCCAGGGGCCGGGATTGAACCGGCGACCAAGGGCTTATGAGTCCCCTGCTCTACCACTGAGCTACCCTGGCGCTATTGACTGGTGCCAAGCTCACTCACCGGCGACCAACCCCGACCGAGTCGGGGCTGCTCTACCACTGAGCTACCCTGGCGCTAGGGAGCGGCTAACGTGCAGATTCCGTTTCGGAAATCCAACCTAAATTTCATCCGGCAAACCCTCCGCCTGGTCGTGGCACATTCGCGAAGGATTCGACGATTTTGCGGTGTTACCTCCGCTATCACCCGGCCATCGCCGGGCCGCTCTTCGAGTGAACACTTTGCGCGTCGGTCTCGTCTGCTGGTTTCTGACGGTCCCCACCCTGTCGATCGGCAATGGCAGCGCGGGACCGACCGCTTGGTCCGACTCTTCAGCGGAGTTGCGGCCAGACACCCTGACCGAGCGCGTGATTTGCGCTGATGATCACGAGCAGTCGTATGCGCTTTATCTGCCTTCAACCTACGCCACCGATCGCGCCTGGCCGGTGATCTACTGCTTCGATCCCGCCGGGCGGGGGAGCCGACCCGTCAAACTGCTGCAGGAAGCGGCCGAGCGGCATGGCTACGCCGTCGTCGGCTCGAACAATTCGCGCAACGGTCCGTGGCCGATCACCGCCGCCGCCGCGCGCGACATGATCGCCGACGTCGAAATGCGCTTCCGCATCGATCCGCGGCGGCGCTACGGCTGCGGGATGTCCGGCGGCGCGCGCGCCGCGTGCGCCGCGGCCGAAGATCACGGTTTCACCGCCGTGCTGGGTTGCGCCGCGGGATTTCCGAACAACGGTCTGCCGCGCACGGTTCAGTTCGGCTGGTTCGGCGCCGTCGGAGACGAGGATTTCAACTACACCGAGATGCGGGGCGTCGCCCGCGAGCTCGCAGAGCGCCGGATCCCGCACCGGCTCGCCCTCTTCGCCGGCGGACACGGCTGGCCGCCGGCGAGCATCGCCGATGACGCGCTGGCCTGGTTCGACCTGCAGGCGATGCGCGCCGGACTGCGCGTCCGCGACGAACCGCTCATCGCTGAGTGGCTCCGCGTCCGGAGCGCCGCCGCCGCGGCACAGGCAAATCCTGGCGAAAGCTTCGCGGCCTATCAGCAGATTGTCGCCGATTTCGACGGCCTCGCGGACACCGCCGCCGCCGCGCAAGCGGCGGCCACGCTGAAGGATTCCAAGCCCGTCCGCCGCGCCGTCGCGGCGGAGAAAAAGCTCCGCCGGCAGGAATCCGAATGGTTGACCGAGCTCTACGCCGCGCTGGACTTCGCGCAGCATCCGCCCGCACGTGATGTCGCCGCGGAAGTGTTCAGCCAGATTCCCACTCTCGGCGAGCCTGCCATGGGACGTGATCGCGAAGGCTCGTCAGCCGGGTCGGATTTCGGCTCAAACCGGCACTCACCGGCACTTGAATTGCGCAGTCCGGCGGCGACCGATCGGTTCGCCGGCATACGCCGGCTTGCCGCCGAACTCCACCGCCAGCGACGCGACAACGTGGCCGCGCGCCGCGTGCTCAGCCACGGCCTCTCGTTGCTCGAACGGGCGCGTTGGGCGGCAACGGAAAACGATTTCGCCACCGCCGACACCTACCTCGAAGCCATCACGATCCTGCACTCGGATGCGCCGGAAGCGTATTTTGCATGGGCGCGCACCTGTCTGCTGGAGCAGGACAAGCCCCGCGCGCGCGAGCTGCTGCGCACCGCAGTCGCCAAGGGATTCAACGACACGCCCCGCCTCGCCCAGCTCGAGCGCGAGTTGGCGGAGTGACGAGCATCGCCCTGCGAGCACCGAATGCCTCGCCTACCTCCGTGTCCGCTTCGATGGACCTGATCGTCTCGAGCATGAAGCCGCCGGCCCGTATTCTTCTGCTCGTTGGTCTCCTCTCGGCGTGGGACGCGATCGGCGCAGCTCACGCCCCCGCCATCCCGCCAATCCCACCCGACTCGATCGTGCGCTTGGATCCGCTGCGCGTGCGTTCACGGCCGATCACTTGCTTCGGGCTTGGCCTGAGGATTTACGTGCATCCGCAAACCAAACAAGTCGTTCGGATCATCGTGGAGCAGGTCGCTGTAGACTCCGAGGCCGCGGCGAAGCGCATCGCCCCGGGCACGGAGATTCTCAAGGCCAACGGCCGCGACGTGCGCACGCTCTGCGCGCCGTTCACCGCCGGCACCGAGTTCGCCCGACTCTTTTTGAACCGTCGGCGCGGCGATCGGATCGCGCTAGAGTTGCTGATGTCCCCCAACGCGAAGCCGCGACAGGTCACGCTCACCCAAGGCATCGTGGCCTACGCGCCGCTACCCTGGGAGCACTGGGACGATCAGCTCTGAGCGTCGCGCGGCTGAGTTTCGGTTTCGAAGTTCGGTGTTCGGAGGTCGAAGTTCGATGTTCACCGTCCACCGCCCACCGCCCACCGTTAGCGCCCTCATCCCTCAACCCTCAACTCTCATCTCTCAACTTTACGCCCTCCCCTCACCCGTCCTCCGGCCCGAGCCAGCGAAAATACGTGATCGCGAACCTCCGCTCATTTCCTTCCGGAGCGACTGGGGGCAGCCGCTGCACTACTGCCTCGCACCACGCTGTCGCTTCGACCTCGCCGTCGCGCTGCGGGTTGCGCGCTTCACCGTAGCCGCGAATCCGAAACGTGTCCGAGCGCACCGCCAGCGCCGGCGCGATCGCCGCCATGAATTCCTCCGGTGTGATCGGAGAAGGCAGATGATCCGCCAGCAACTCGCTGGCGCCGAATGCCGCTGCGCTCGTGAAAGGTGCATGCGCGATTTTCCCCGAGGCGGAGTTCGCCAGTCCGCGAGCGATGGCTCTGCCCTCCGTAATCATGTCAGCCTCGGACCATCGCTCGACGCCCGGCACCGCGTTGTAGGTAGCCAGGATGCTCCGCCAGACGTGTACGGAACTGGTATTCAGATTCACGACGCCGGAGCTGAGCGCCCCGTCGCGCACGACCAACGCGGTGAGCGTCACGTGGTGAAAATTGTCCTGCAGCGTCGACGGCGTGAGAGCCTTTGAGGGCAGAGGCAACTGCGCCAGCTGCGCGTAGCATGACGCGTCGACCAGCCGTGCATCATAGATTTCGACCGCGGTGCGCAGCCGGCCCTGGGCGGAGCTCGTCATTTCGCCCGCGAGCACCGGCCGCAGCCCGCCGGCCCCGAGCACCTCGCCCGGCGTGCGCACGCTCACCTTCACGCCTTCGTCCAGCACGAGGTAAGCATACGCACCGATCGTCGCTGCATTGCCGGGCGTGCCCGCCGTCTCGGCCACGGTGATTGGGATCACGCCCGCGATCACGTGTTC is part of the Opitutus terrae PB90-1 genome and harbors:
- a CDS encoding GIY-YIG nuclease family protein, coding for MFSVYILRGGSGRHYIGMTGNFGRRLAEHRRGHTPTTARLGGDLQVAARCEFPDRATAAMMERLLKRWKNPESGRAPQPTRSVRTVEQPRRVGVGRRFNPGPWHQFQPS
- a CDS encoding PDZ domain-containing protein, whose product is MSASMDLIVSSMKPPARILLLVGLLSAWDAIGAAHAPAIPPIPPDSIVRLDPLRVRSRPITCFGLGLRIYVHPQTKQVVRIIVEQVAVDSEAAAKRIAPGTEILKANGRDVRTLCAPFTAGTEFARLFLNRRRGDRIALELLMSPNAKPRQVTLTQGIVAYAPLPWEHWDDQL